ACATAATTTCCATATTGATTATTAATGGTATAATAGATGTTCCATATCAAGTTCCCTACTTTAAGTTATTGTTTCATTGAGGCTTTTGAATGTTGGACATGGATTACTTATACTTTTGTGTTTGGTTAAAGGTTGAGTTTTGTTGAGATTAAAGAAAGAACTGATCATTTTATTAGTTTAGTATATCAATGATGTTAATAATAAGGCATAAGTTAATACTATGAAGAAAAACGAACAAGTACTTAAGGTTTAAGAATACCTTTCAAATAAGTACTTAAAATTCAATCAATGTCATATTTTTATGCTATTCAACAATACAATATTGTAAATTTACTTATCTCATCCTACTGGTGCTAACAACAAGGTGAAGAACAATATTGTAAATTTACTATTGACACGATACTTGGACTTAAACTTGGAATATAACTTTGAGATACAGCAATTTAACTCCTAACATAATCGCTATGTCAAGGCAATGTGAAGAACAAGAGATTAAGTAAGAAGAAACTCAGAAATATAATGGAGATTGCAAGTTTCTATCACTAAATTGCATGTAAAGAAAAAATGGAAGGAAAGAAAGGATAACGTGAAATCAGAAAAATTATTATGGTTAATAAACCGACAATGTGAAGAACAAGAGATTAAGTAAGAAGAAACTTCCATTATTTATATCGGAGTATACATCCTTTTCAGACCATACATATGCCATAAAATGACATTATACCATCTTTCATGACGGAGCACAAGCCTTTATTTCATGACAACCGACAAAAAAAATACGAACGTTACTTTTCAGAAGAAAAGTCAAAGTCGGtttttccatgaaccaagttaAAACCAAGCCGGCTTTAAGTTCTGTACAAAAGTGTCATTCCAGAGAAAAAAGCAGGGTCGATTTTCCTTGATTGCCCTTGAAGTCGAGTCAAATTTATATACAGCCTAAATATTACTTCGTACACATTAAGCCGAGTAGGCTTGTGCATTTCAAACCAAAAAGTTGAGTCGGCGTTTGgttctttgcttttttttttttttgaataatgttTATCTTTGCTTCAAACTTAAGTTTTTACACTTATTTTGTACCACTAATTTCATCGTAGTTTGATATTTACTTATACACTTAATATACTCTAAATATCTAACAGCATCATTATTGGTGTCAATAATATCCATTATATTACAAGTTACTAGAATTCATTGTCATCTAGTTtgttcttttttcctttttagatTGTACAAGTGATTTTCATActtttaattgtaattttttttatgaatgacacaaagtaacaaaattttataGAAAGTGCAATTCGACAGATCATTGATAGTAGCTTCAGTTTTAAGATTTTAAGCTTCAGCCAATACCCgttgagaaaaatctacaagggTCTATTTTATTTGTATATGCACATAGCCACTACATTGAGTGCGACGGCTCTAAATAGTAATACATCATCACTTTCACAGTTGTGTTGCATTCAAGTGGCAATAGGAATTAGGAATTAGGAATTCCTCCAAGTATTTAATAGAAAGCAGGTAAATATCACATTTTCCTTTAACTCTATTACAAGACTTTTAAGACCCATTGTAGATTTTAATGACCATGGTTGGAtccaccattaatccttgtcttAATAAAAGCAATCCTATCCACAGAGCTGTCATTTTTCCCATTTGAAAGTGGTGTCTTCTTTTTCCAACAATCTCCACCATTTCTGTAAATAGCAACAGCACAGAAGCAATCATTTAAACAAACTTCTTTACACCATTCTATTGAAACATTTTCAAAATGCTCATAATCTGAAAGTGGCCAATCAACATCCTGCAACACTTTGAAATCAAACTTATCTTTTTCCGTTGATGCAGCATTACAACTCTGTGCAGGAAAGTTCTGGAAACATCCACTCATTTCATTGGTTGAATCTAAGACTGCATAGCCAGGAGGACATATACACTTTGGTTTCATATCATTTCCTAATTTGCAGTAGCTGTTGAAACCACAAACTCCACTACCTGCAGAAAGGTCTCGGAAGCATGAGCATAGTCAggaatttaatatttttcaacTAATTTTCATTACGATTTAAACTACTGGTACATTtttgtcaaggaatcaacttaAATAAACGCTTAATCTGAGGACTAATGatccaggatatgttatatactgtaacggcccgtttggtaatcggtattaaatggtgggaataaCAGtggaaagttagtgtaattttggtaagaaaatctcttgacaaattaatgatcattcttattttcttcaacaatcttattttcttcgcaaatttcattccaatgcattactatttGACCATGTGTTattaagtggtaatgaaaaattgtgaaaaaaataacttttatagtTAAAAGATATATGCCACCAATTACTATCATtaaccaaacggaccgttaCCTGTTTTATAGTTAAAAGATATGCACAGGGCGTTACAAATATTAAAGATGACTCTATTACCTGTCTGTTGTGTAACAGCAGTGCAGATGTTGTCTGGGGAGAAAGAGTTGATGAACCAATTTTTTGAAGGAGATGAGTTTTTTGGGTAAATGTAATGCCTTAACACACCATCATATTCAAGGATAACTCTCTGATATTGTATTTCTTCATGAGAAACTTCATTTTGAAGAACATCAGCTAGAACATCACCACTCCCATCAACCAGGTTCAGAGAACCAGATTTACTGAACACAACCTGATATCCGAGCCCTTGATCTTCAAATGTCTGATAGATGGAATTCAGAGAGTTGAAAAGCGGGAAATTAGTTGTGTATAATGCAACATTTCCATTGTAATTTATATCGAACGAAAATCTTCCACTCGAGTAATTCTTGCTAGTAAAACTAGCAATGAGTTGGCTGCCTTGGTTCAGATTCTGTGTGGGTAAAAGTGTATCAGTTGGTTCATCAAAACTTTGCCACACCACAACAGAATTCTTATCAATGAGTATGAAGTTCCCTGTGTCTAGCACTGCTGCAGCAGCGGCGACTGTTTGTTGCTGCTTGGGTTTCCATAACTCGCGCCCACTTGGGTCAGTCAGAATCAAGTTCCCATCAGAAGTTAGCTCAACTTTGGAGCCCTTGGGTGCTAGCTGGTCTCTATTGGCTGACCAAGTTATGGTTTTTTCAGGGATTTTATTGAACCATAGGGCTAATAGGAATGATCCTGACTGAATCTGTTGGAACCCGAAAGCAAAATCGTTCGAGGGAGATAACCATAATGAATTGTCTCCTGCAACAAGAGAAGAGCCTAAGGTTATGTTATTGTAGGTAGTTTGTGCAGAGGTTACTAAGCACAGATTAAATagataaacaaatataaaataaggtaatgccATAGTAAAAGAAGGTTTGAACAGATGGGTTACTGTAGCATTTGAGTTGCTGTAAAGTAGAACAGAACAAAggcaatttataaaatttaaagagTAAGTGATGAATTTGAATTGTCACACATCAGCCTGGTTGTCTACATCGCGCCTTACTTAGTGGACTATGGCGCAATAAATTATACAGTTGGTAATACAGTTAAATGATATccaaaaagtaaagaaaagaaaGGTCAAAGGATAATGCTTGAGCAAAATAGTTTTAAGGAAGCATATCTGCAAGCAAGCTAATCAAATCCTTACAAACAACTAAGCTAGCGAAAGCTTATTTGCACACACAATTCTGTAGTCATCTTTCCTCAAagaattcttaattttaaaatttgacttCTCTTTGATGATGTATGTTCACTATTATTCTATACATATATGTAATGTATTCTTTAGTTTATTGTAGCTCTAGGCCACAAAATATGTGACCATAGTGCACAATTGTCGCCCATAGTATGGGCGACAAAATTAATATTGTCACCACATATTTAGGCCATTAGTTGTGGCACAAGTTAAAAATTTTGGGcgttcttatttttttttttgtagccCAAGTGGTAGAGTATGAACTTCATATATAGGTCGTCGTCAACTGTGAAGTTTGGGTGTTGCAATACTGTTGTCACCCAAATAATAGACTTGTGCATCATTTTGAAGTTTTCGCCCCAAACATGAACTTTAGGCAGCAAATAGTTGTTTTTTCGCTCAAGTATGAGCTTTAGGTTGCATATCGTTGTTATCGCCCAAGTATGAACTTTGGGTTGCAAATGGTTATTATTTCCCACCATATTTGTATTTGGGTGTCATGTGCCTTTTTCGCCCATATGTTTACTTATTATGTCACCACAACGTTGTACACTGCTTTTATTTGTGGTCCATGATCGAATATTGATCACATTGTAGGCATCTCCATTTTATACATTGCTTTTGATTATCTtataacaatttattttgaataaacaaGAAAAGAGACAACATATTAacaaactttgatcacaaatgATCTTAGGTAACAAAATATCATAAACACTGATAATAAGTCCTATAGTACTCTCTCATATACTTGAAGATAACATTTTAACCAGAAAACAATCACTAATGGCATAAGCCTTCTCAGAGACAATCTTGAACTTCCATAAACAAATCCTAAATATTGCCACAATTacctttaaaaataaacaaaatttattaGAATATGCATATATATCATGACACAAATGTTTCATCAAACACAAATAATATTGAGAAAAAAGGAACCGACTAGTATCCAAAATTCAAAGACAGACAAGGAAACCAGCCATGAGCCACCTTTATGAACAGGCTAACCAACAACCCATAATACTAGAAGAGAAGTAAGAGCACTTATACCGTAATCAGCAAAAACATAGTAAACGCTTAGCTTACAACTTGACCTTGAAGAACAATACAACATCAATAGAACAAGCTAATATTCGACAAAAAGGAGCATAATGATAGATGCTCatgaacaccacaacaaaaaaaatttcaggAAAAGATTTAGCAAGATGTATAAAAGAAAGTCTACATTGAAAAGCAACTTTTCTAGCTTCTAATTTTCTTGCCAATCCAAATACTTTCATAAATGATCAGCAACACAAAGTTAAATCAAAGCAGCCAGAGTGAGGTACTTGAGTTCTTTTCTATCCCACCCTTTCAAGAAGCTGGGATCAACAACTTCAACAGGATGCCACACCACTGACACCGGTAACAAGTTTAGCGTACGAACACATTGCTTAAGGACAAGGAAAAAGTTACTACCCACAAATGACCCGCGAAATGTGACCTCCAACACAAATTAGCGGGTCACCCGCCCCATTAATCAGCTCTACTTACCATCATATAGGTTTTTTGGGTTGTAGTACATGTTCAATTTTCGAAGGCTTCAACCCTATGTTCGTCGAGCTGTGCTCTTAATtgcattgtttttttattttttatcttattaattgtattattcTGGTTTACTTTTGATCCCCATACATTAAGTTTATATACTCCCTTCGTCGGAATAGAAGATTTTACTTGGAGCTCCTATTTTAggcaattaaaaaattgaaactcCTATTTCTGGGCAATTAAAATCCTGAGTAGAAGGTTAGCAAAATCCCATTCCTTTTACATTGAAATGCTTAGACAAGAGAATAACAATTGTACAATCCAATTAATCGACAATGGAACAGAGCAGATGTACAATCCTGAGTAGATGTACATTCCTTTTACAtttcaatcaaacaaaattaactttataagttgaaattgatgatATGCAATTGGAAATAGAATGAGAGAGGAGTATTTACCACAAGAATAAGCAGATGTTTAGATTGAAATGAAGTGAAACCTTTATGGTTGCTTCGAGTTAATCAAATCTTGATGGTTGTTTAGAATGTATCAGTTTAGATTGAAACGAAATTGTAGGGATAATAAGAAAGTTAAGCGGTTTGGTTGCAAATTTTTTAGGGAAAAGGGTAGAGAGGGAAAGAAATGTATTAGAATTTTGGAAGgggagttactaaatttcgccaccccttttcattttatcgccactccTCCtacgaaattacgtatttgcccctgaaatttaaaaaattacaaaattgccactccttacaaatttcttatttataataataataataataataataataataattaactttttatattcttaaaaaagaatataaataaaattaataataataacggtaataataataataataataataacaataataaaattgaaattaataattattattcaaaaaaaaaatttgaatcggCCAGAATTAGGCGATTGAACCGTGggtgagtcgcccaaaattgggcgattgaaccatggttcaatcgcccaattttgggagactcacttttttttttctttttggaaaataataataataataataataataataataataataataataataataatttatagattaatgtggtctattagctcagttggttagagcgttgtactaataacgtgaaggtcacaggttcgagatctgcacaagccattatttaaattattattattattattattattattattattattattattttccaaaaagaaaaaaaaaaaaaaagtgagtcgcccaaaattgggcgattgaaccatggttcaatcgcccaattttgggcgacgcACCCACGATTCAATCGCCTAAttctgggcgattcaatttttttttttgaataattattattaatttcaattttattattgttgttattattattattattattattattattattattattattattattattattattattattattaattcacttttttttgtgtttttggaaaatttataataataataataataataataataatatactccctccgttcctttttttttccacaTTACTAAAACGGGTAGTTccataa
This Amaranthus tricolor cultivar Red isolate AtriRed21 chromosome 13, ASM2621246v1, whole genome shotgun sequence DNA region includes the following protein-coding sequences:
- the LOC130797494 gene encoding G-type lectin S-receptor-like serine/threonine-protein kinase LECRK1, with translation MALPYFIFVYLFNLCLVTSAQTTYNNITLGSSLVAGDNSLWLSPSNDFAFGFQQIQSGSFLLALWFNKIPEKTITWSANRDQLAPKGSKVELTSDGNLILTDPSGRELWKPKQQQTVAAAAAVLDTGNFILIDKNSVVVWQSFDEPTDTLLPTQNLNQGSQLIASFTSKNYSSGRFSFDINYNGNVALYTTNFPLFNSLNSIYQTFEDQGLGYQVVFSKSGSLNLVDGSGDVLADVLQNEVSHEEIQYQRVILEYDGVLRHYIYPKNSSPSKNWFINSFSPDNICTAVTQQTGSGVCGFNSYCKLGNDMKPKCICPPGYAVLDSTNEMSGCFQNFPAQSCNAASTEKDKFDFKVLQDVDWPLSDYEHFENVSIEWCKEVCLNDCFCAVAIYRNGGDCWKKKTPLSNGKNDSSVDRIAFIKTRINGGSNHGH